Within Desulfobacter sp., the genomic segment TAAAAGAAACCGGGCTCTATGAAAACGGCGTGGCCGTATCCAAGTGCGGACGGGACAAGGAATCCATCATTGACGACCTGGGAGAGCTCGAAACCCGGGATCCTGATTACTGGACCTTGATTCTGGCCTCAAAATGAAAAAACAGCCCAAAATAAAGCTGAAGAAGCTGGGGCTTTCCCTGGCATTCTCCCTGGGCGTCCTGGTGTTCTGCACAGCGGCCTTCGACACCGTGACCCTGGATATTCTCGGCCGGCGGCTTTTCCTTCCCCTGGGCCGCCTGCTCATGTTCATCTGCATCGGGCTTGCTGCCGGCCAGGCCATCGAAGCGCTTGGCTGGACAAGGGAGGTGGCCGTTCTTGCCCGCCCCTTTTTCAGATTTGCAAAAATGGGGCATCACTGCAGTGCGGCATTTACAACGGCATTTTTATCCGGCGCGGCGGCCAACGCCATGCTCCTGGACTTTTACCAGGAAAAGAAAATAACCAAACTGCAGCTTTTTCTCTCAAACTATATCAACCAGTTTCCGGCGTTTTTCCTTCATTTGCCGACCACCATGTTTATCGTACTGCCATTGACAGGTATGGCCGGGGCTTTGTATTTTCTTTTGACTTTTCTGGCCACCCTGCTACGCACCTTTTTATTCCTGATGTTCGGACACATTTATCTGGGCCGCCTCAAACCCGCCGGTGCCGGAAATACCCGGGAAAGGATGGCAGCAAAAACAGGGCAAGGAGAAAAAGGGTTCAAGGCCGCAGTGGAAAGAGTCAAAAAACGGCTGCCGGCCCGAATCGTGAATATAATGATATGGGTACTCCCCATTTACACCATTGTCTTCCTGCTTCACCTGAACGGTGCTTTTGATGCCATGAACAGGGCTTTGTCCAGCCATATCAGCACAGAAATCATACCGGTCGAGTCCCTGTCCATTGTCATTTTAAGCTTTGCGGCCGAATTCACCTCTGGTTTTGCCGCTGCCGGGGCCCTTATGGACGCCGGGGTACTCACCGTCAAACAAACCGTTTTGGCGCTTCTTCTTGGGAATGTACT encodes:
- a CDS encoding nucleoside recognition protein, whose amino-acid sequence is MKKQPKIKLKKLGLSLAFSLGVLVFCTAAFDTVTLDILGRRLFLPLGRLLMFICIGLAAGQAIEALGWTREVAVLARPFFRFAKMGHHCSAAFTTAFLSGAAANAMLLDFYQEKKITKLQLFLSNYINQFPAFFLHLPTTMFIVLPLTGMAGALYFLLTFLATLLRTFLFLMFGHIYLGRLKPAGAGNTRERMAAKTGQGEKGFKAAVERVKKRLPARIVNIMIWVLPIYTIVFLLHLNGAFDAMNRALSSHISTEIIPVESLSIVILSFAAEFTSGFAAAGALMDAGVLTVKQTVLALLLGNVLAFPIRALRHQIPRYMGIFSPKMGLQLLLSGQAFRIASLILTGFIYYLVA